The Silene latifolia isolate original U9 population chromosome Y, ASM4854445v1, whole genome shotgun sequence sequence TTGGTCCTGATGAATCTCCGTGTCTAGCCCAAGTTGAACCttgagctctgataccacttgttgtgcggaagcgtgaataccttgtgttgggcctctgctgcatctgtgtccacaatccataatagtacgatattgccCGCTTTGGGcgaagccctcacggatttactcttgggctccttcccaaaaggcatcgtactattatatttagtagatacttataaagatgagctttcatctttattctaccgatgtgggacaagggtttgcaccctaacaaaaTTTGACTTGTATTAAGTTATCAGTTCAAATAAATAACAATTGTTGAAAGATAGATGGTTAGACTTGTAGTTAAACTGACAATAACTAAGATGCGCTAGTGATTGAAATTCTCATTTACAacctttaattaatcaagtttttcATTAAGGATGATATGAAACTAATGTGTAAATATACTGTCAAAATACTAAATCAAAGGGAAGAAACCATCAACAAATTGCCGACGAATCAATTCTTTGGCTTCCAtataaagaaaaacaaaaatctGATGTCAACACCATAAACAAATTGTTAGATTATTTCAATATTTCAATAAGCTGGTGGTTATAAACATGGataaacgaaaagaaaaaaatataCTTGAGATCATCAACTTCATAATTCACACTTGGCGTATTGATCAATATCAACTGTTACCTGCATGAACAAACGAACTGAGTAATATCCATCCATATAAATGATACTCCCTAAATCTCAAAGACATTAAAGAAATGGAAACATCATTGTATTAGACAGAAGGGATGAATCGTATAGTACGGTAGGGTATGAATAGAAAAGCTTGAACATATGTTATGCTTTTTATAGTTACTAGTTTAAACCCGTGTAAAGTTGCAAGAGCATATATAAATAGCCTTATAAAACTTTATagttatctatctatctatctattaGTAAATATTATGTTTGTATAGTGTATCTTCTTGTTATTCAGTTAGTATCTTTAGAAATATACTTGCCTTGTAATTAGGACCTTATTAGTTGTAATTATACACCTATATATTTTGCTAATACAATAACTCCCAAATCAGGGATTATCATTATTCACATGGTATCAGTAGTTTAGGTCAAATAATCGTCTCCTTCCCTGTGTTGCTCACGGCAGACACGCCTCTCCCTCTCCTCGACTAGCCTCACGCTACAATGTCAGGCGACGGGAAAAACGACCCACCTACACCAAAACCCTCTCTTTATTTACACACATGGTACTGACACGGCCTATATgctcttatatgttgatgatattgttTTAACGGCTTCTAGCAATTCTTTGCTCCGCACTATTATCGCAGATTTGTCCAAAGAATTCGCTATGTCAGACCTTGGCCGGCTACACCATTTCCTTGGGATACAGGTAACTCGTTCCAAGTCTGGTATGTTCTTGTCTCAATCGCAGTATGCCCGTGACATTCTTGGCCGTGCTTCCATGACCTCCTGTAATCCCGTTACTACACCTGTTGAAACCGGGTCCAAACTTAGCTCCACTGCCGGCCCCTTAATTGCTGATTCGACCTTATATCGCAGCCTCGCCGGAGCACTCCAATACCTTACTATTACCCGACCCGACCTTACTTATGCGGTCCAACAGGTTTGTTTGTTTATGCATGCCCCTCGTGAGCCTCACTTTCAGTTCTTGAAACGCATATTAAGGTATGTTAAGGGCACCCTTGATTACGGCCTTACCCTGACCAAGTCCGTTGCACATTCTTTGACCGCTTATTCAGATGCGGATTGGGGTGGGTGTCCCGACTCACGACGTTCTACTTCCGGCTATTGTGTTTTTCTTGGTGATAACTTGGTTTCTTGGTCCTCCAAGCGTCAAGCTACTGTGTCTAAATCTAGCGCGGAAGCCGAATATAGGGGTGTTGCGAACGCAGTTGCCGAGACTAGTTGGTTACGTAACTTACTTTTGGAGCTTAAGGTTCCTATTTCTCGCGCCAGCTTAGTTTATTGCGACAATGTCTCTGCTGTCTATTTATCCGGCAATCCCGTTCAACATCAGCGAACTAAACATATTGAGATTGACATTCATTTTGTTCGCGATCAAGTTCGTCTTGGGAAAGTCAAAGTCCTTCATGTCCCCGCTGAGTATCAATACGCTGACATCTTCACGAAAGGTCTTCCCAAGCACTTATTTACACGGTTTCGCTCCAGTCTTAGCGTCCGTCCTTCTCCCGCTCCGACTGCGGGGGTGTATTAGTAAATATTATGTTTGTATAGTGTATCTTCTTGTTATTCAGTTAGTATCTTTAGAAATATACTTGCCTTGTAATTAGGACCTTATTAGTTGTAATTATACACCTATATATTTTGCTAATACAATAACTCCCAAATCAGGGATTATCATTATTCACACTATCTATACTTAAATGATTAAACATGAATATTTGATAATTTTGAAGtctttataaatcatatttaatcgTAAAGACATGCTTACACACATGAGTTGAATTATAATACCCGGTAACACATCTTTATATGTGTTTGTTATAACAttttgataattacaaatatgcagtatgtaaaacaaatcATAGTCTTTCACTATTTATCTACAATTTTACAGATCCAACCATTCATAACCAGGATGTTTACACGCGTCTATCATAACATTTTGATAATTACAAATTTGTAGTATGTAAAACAACTCAGGCAATAGCAATGGAGATAAATAAGAAGTTTCATATCTTATAAGGGATTCCTTACCCATTGCTCTATATAATAAAAAGTTTCTTTATATGAAACTGGTTCCTAAAGTAAGAAATTGGTTTCATGTTAGAAAAAGGAGAGAAAAAGAAGGGGGTATTGGACGAGAATATTGTGATATTTGGCACAATATTCTAGCCTAATATCGTGCAATCAGTTTCCTGGTCTTTAGCATATTAGTTCCTAGACTTATGCAATTTGTTTGCAACCATATCTCTACCATTGTACTATTTATATGTGACCCAATTATGAATGAACGACATCACAAAATTTTCCATTCTAAATATTTCTTGCTATTCTTTCACGCTTCCAACATGGTATCGAGCAAGgtttaaacctaaaaaaaaaaaatcgtcaatTTTTTTTCTAGCCATGACTGGTGAAGGAATCTCACAGACGGAAAATACCGTCCCCAAAATCGATCCTCTCTCCCCTTTTTACCTTGGTTCTGGTGATATGCCAAATATTAAGATCTCCACTATTCTTCTTAATCATCATAATTATGACAATTGGAGTCGTGCGATGCGTATGTCTTTGAAATCGCGTCGAAAATTTGGCTTCTGCGATGGTACCGTCACCAAGCCGACGGATGCAACCTTGTTGGGTCAATGGGAAGTTGTTCATTGCACGATTGTTTCGTGGCTCCGCGCAACCATTGATCCGACTGTTCTTGAGAGCATCCCGTATGTTGAAGATGCCGCTGCCATGTGGAATGATTTAGCGGAACGATTCGCCGTCGTTGATGGTACGTCTATCCATACTTTAAAAACAGAACTCAGTGAATGCAGACAAAAGAAAGGTATGTCTGTTACACAATATTTTGGCAAATTAAAATCCCTGTGGGATGCACTTTCCCTTCACGAACCCCCTTTTGCTTGTGAGTGTGGTAAATGCACTTGTGATATTGCTAATAAAGCCATTAAACGACTTGATAATGAACGCTTGCATCAATTCTTTATGGGCTTAGATCGTAGTTTGTACGGCAATCTCCGTAATCAACAATTCCAACTCGTCCCGCTCCCTACACTTAACCGCGGTTATCACGCCGCCCTACATGCAGAGCGACTCCACCAGACTGATGTTCCAGCCGAGGCTATTGACATCGTTGCTTACGCCACACCTGGCGTATCCCGTACCCCTGAAGAGTGGAAAGCTATCCGTGAGAAGGAGAAGGCTGAGCGTCGTAAGTTGTTCTGTTCTCATTGTGAGGTTAATGGTCATGACATTAATTCTTGTTTTATTAAAAGCCAAAAATTCCCGGACTGGTGGGGGACTAGGCCTCGCACTCTGGCCGAATTACGCCGCAGCAAGAAGACGAGTTCGGGTACTGGTCCGAGTGGTGCTTTGGGGTCAGGTGTAGGGTCGAGCTCCTCGGGTACGGTCCATGCTAATGCTCTCCAAACAATTCCGTCTGATCGGTTATCTGGTACGTTTGTTTCCTGGATAATCGATACTGGTGCGTCTAATCATGTTACAGGTGACCTTTCTTTATTTACGGATAGCATGGTAATACCGCCTCGTGATGTGGGTTTACCAAATGGAAAGCAAATTCTGGCTTGTCAAATGGGAACCGTTCGGATTAATGGTTCCATTACATTGCGTCGGGTTTTGTTTGTTCCTCATTTAACTTGtcatttaatttccgtctcacaaTTAACGGCCGATAATGACTATATATTGCAATTTACTAAGGATCGTTGTGTTATTCAGGACCGTCCCTTGAGgaagatgattggagttggtgagcTTCGGGATGGACTGTTCATTTTGTCTTCAACGGATTCGGCTCCGACGGTGCATACATTGGATACTTCTGGGTCTTATGAGCTATGGCATCGCCgacttggtcatccgggtggcaATGTAGTTCAATTTTTACCTTTGCCTCATTCTCTTTCAGTTAATAAATCCTTGGTGTGTGATGTATGCCACCGAGCAAAACAAACTCGTGCTAGTTTTAATTTAAGTGAGAATATCACATCCGACATTTTTAGTTTGATTCATTGTGATCATTGGGGGCCGTATCGTGTCCTTTCTACATGTGGTGCTAAATACTTTCTTACTATCGTGGATGATTGTTCCCGCTCTGTTTGGGTCTATCTATTGCTTGCTAAAACCGAGGTTACTAGTGTCTTTATGCAATTTTTGTCTATGGTCAACACTCAATTCTCGAAACAGGTCAAGGTGGTGCGGAGTGACAACGGCACAGAATTTCACCATATGGCCGATTATTTTTTACAACAAGGAATACAATTTCAAACCTCTTGCGTCGGTACACCCCAACAAAATGGGCGTGTCGAGCGCAAGCATCGGCATATTCTTAATGTGGCTAGAGCCTTGCTCTTTCAAGGATAACTTCCAAAGCATTTTTGGGGTGAGTGTGTTCTTACTGCTGCTTTTCTTATTAATCGCACTCCGTCTAAACTACTTGCTCATAAAACGCCGTATGAGGTTCTTGTTGGTGCGTCCCCATCTTACCAAAATATGAAAGTTTTTGGGTGTATTTGTTATGCGCACAATCAAAAATCCAAGGGTGACAAATTTGAAGCTCGTAGTCGGAAATGTATTTTCATTGGTTACCCACATAACAAAAGAGGTTGGAAAGTTTACGACATCGACACCGGGGATATTTTTGTCTCTCGTGATGTTATTTTTCATGAGGACTTATTCCATAATTTTTCTAATGAGGCCGAGATCAACGTTCCCGACCCCTCTGTTCCCCTTGATGATCCGCCTGAACCAATGCAGCCCGAAACAGTGCAGCCCGAAATAGAACAGCCCACCCCTGCCACTTCTGTTCTCGACCCGCCTAGCACGGTTCCCGAGACAGCCACAGTCCCCGAGACTGTCCCACCTCCTGAAACCATAGTGGTTCCTCCTGAAAATGTTGGTCGAGGGCATCGTTTGAAGTTCCCAAACTCTCGGTTGCAAGGCTACGTTCTTGACTCCGTTAACAGTCCATCTTCTCCCGACTCACCCGACTCACAAACATCTCCCTCAGGTACGCCTTATGCTTTAACTAATTTTGTTAATTGCAATAAATTCTCTTCCCGTCATAAACAATTTCTTGCCGCACTTACTACGGGTTTTGAACCACCTTCATTCCACGTTGCCATACGTGACGATGGGTGGTGTAAAGCTATGAAAGACGAAATTGATGCTCTTGAATCCAATGACACTTGGGAGCTCTCTGACTTGCCCCCTAATAAAACAGCTCTTGGGTGTCGATGGgtctataaaataaaatataagccCGACGGATCGATTGAGAGACTTAAGGCCCGTCTTGTTGTGTTTGGAAATCACCAAGTCGAAGGTCTTGATTATGGTGAGACCTTTGCTCCGGTCGTCAAAATGGTTACTATCTGTACTTTGTTAGCTGTTGCAGCCGTGAACCGATGGGAATTACACCAAATGGACGTTCATAATGCCTTCTTACACGGTGATTTAGACGAAGAAGTGTATATGAAGTTGCCTCCTGGTTTTTCTCGCGGTCACGATGGTAAAGTTTGCCGTTTAAAAAAGTCTCTTTATGGTCTACGACAGGCTCCTCGTTGGTGGTTTGCCAAGCTAACTGGTGCCCTTCGTCAGTATGGCTTCTTTCAATCTTATTCCTACTACTCTCTCTTCACTTACCCTAAGGGTTCTATTCGTCTTCATGTTTTAATCTATGTTGATGATTTAGTCATTGCGGGAAATGACTCTCCTGCTATCGATGCTTTCAAAACCTATTTGCACAAGTGTTTCAAAATGAAGGACTTAGGTCCCCTCAAATATTTTCTTGGTCTCAAAGTGGCTCGAAATTCGGATGGCATTTTTCTCAACCAACGCAAGTATACTCTTGATATTATTACTGAGGTTGGATTATTAGGAGCCAAACCAGCTTCCACTCCAATGGAACCAGATCATGATCTTATGACTACTACTTCTCCGCTGTACGACAATCCGGAACGCTATAGGCGTCTTGTCGGGAGGCTTGTCTATTTGTCCGTCACTCGTCCTGATTTATCTTTCTCGGTCCATGTTCTTTCCCAATTTTTAACCAAACCGCGCAAAGCTCATATGGAGGCCGCTTTACGCGTTGTACGTTACCTTAAAGGCAGCCCGGGGCCAGGCATTTTTCTTCGATCTAACTGTTCCTTGGTTGTCTCCGAGTGGTGTGATTCGGATTGGGGCAAATGTCCTCTTTCCCGTCGTTCGGTTACGGGTTGGTTCATTTTTCTCGGCGACTCCCTTGTGTCATGGAAGACTAAGAAGCAACATACGGTGTCTTTATCATCAACTGAGGCCGAATATCGCTCCATGGCAGCGGTTGTATACGAGCTCAAATGGCTAACCGGGTTGTTGGATTGCTTGGGTGTTCCTCTTTCCAAACCCATAAAACTTTATTGTGACAATCAATTCACTATTCATTTAGCCCAAAATCCCGTCTTCCATGAACGTACTAAACATATCGAGATTGATTGTCACTTTGTTCGGGATGCTATTACTAGTGGCCTTATCGCACCATTTCATGTTTCCACGACTGAGCAAGTTGCAGATATCTTTACTAAGCCTCTTGGGGTTCGTCAATTTCATTACTTACTTCACAAACTGGGCATTCTAGACCTTCACGCTCCAGTTTGAGGGGGGTATTGGACGAGAATATTGTGATATTTGGCACAATATTCTAGCCTAATATCGTGCAATCAGTTTCCTGGTCTTTAGCATATTAGTTCCTAGACTTATGCAATTTGTTTGCAACCATATCTCTACCATTGTACTATTTATATGTGACCCAATTATGAATGAACGACATCACAAAATTTCCCATTCTAAATATTTCTTGTTATTCTTTCACGCTTCCAACAAAGGGACCGCATAAAAAGTATGGACTTTTACCATTGAAAAGAATTAAAaagtttcataattaattatGTAGGTTGATGTGTCAAACTGTCAATGATAAAGTTGTGTATAAAACTTTAACCATTGTTATTGCCCTCATAGTCTTTCACTATATCTACAATTTTACTTACATCAATAATAAACAGAGTACCACCCGTCACAAAAGAAATAAGTGAATAGAGTATTTGCTAGGTATTTATGAAATAATTTACACATTCATAAATTGAGATATACTTCTTATAAATACACATTTTTTTGGTACTCTTATAAATACACATTTAAATGACCTACTATAGTCTTCTATGGTCCATCTCTTTTTAAGTCCTACATGGCTTATTACCCCATGCTACTCTGTCTCTGTCTCCTCTCCACCAATATTGAGTAATTAAAGTTCCTGAAATCTAATTAAACGAGATAATTGTTTAGGATTACCTAACTAAGCAATATATTCCATTCCCTTTTATTAATTCTTCCTAGGTAAAAAAGTTCAAGATATTCAAGAGAATAATCATCAAAACTAAAATATAGATATTCtaaaacttaaaataaaatgaaaagttaAATAATTATATAAGTTGAATAGTTGGCCATGTAAATACGCGTAAAAAACTTGGAAGAGTTAACTCTCAAACTGAGGTGTTGTTTGCTACATGGGGAATTGAAAAATGTCTTAAAGTAAATAAGAAGTTGTTTGGTTGCCTTTTTAGGCAAAATTTACGCATAAATCTTTTTCAATCTCTAAAAAGTCCTCTTAGCACATAAATTGAGTAATTGACAATCATGTACATCACGTAATATGATAAACTAAGGAGGTATATCATATATGCATGTAATTAGCTTTCACAAAAACTAAAATCAATGGTTGCCTATCAAGAAAGTCAAAATCAAGATGATCCTGCAAATGCatgttcacaaattctcattgaagatggacactatccgtcacaagctgaagacggatagtgtccctcttaCAAAATGCATATAGATAGTGCAAGTGGGgggaaatggatacccccactttcccacccacttgcattttgtgagagggtcattatccgtcttcagcttgtgacggatagtggccgtcttcaatgagacggaCTGATGCATGTTAAGCAAACCATAGCCTTTGAAGTTTGAGCAAGCCATCAATGATTGAGAATTATTACCTCAAGTGACGTAATTGGGTGTCAAGCTTTGTGGACCGAATATGAACCTATTCGGTTCTACCGATGAGTTTGAGCTATCTAAGTTTCATTTGAATTAACCGAGAAGGATGATAACTACCAATTAGTTTATTGGAAAATCAGACAACAAATTGAATTATTTCCAGGGCTTGCttggaatgagagtaattattaagggagtaataggagttaaaataagaagaaataggaAGAGATTGGTGGCtagtggtggttgtggagggtggaaagaggaggtgagggaggaattattacctccatatggaggtaatgCATTATTTGAGGAGAGAGGTAGGAAACAATTACTCCTTTAATGGAGTGACTattatgttggagcttgtgtcctccacaaattagtgtgataacatttataaatctcttataggttcacaagggtatacttcgtattttatcagttg is a genomic window containing:
- the LOC141628572 gene encoding uncharacterized protein LOC141628572 gives rise to the protein MTGEGISQTENTVPKIDPLSPFYLGSGDMPNIKISTILLNHHNYDNWSRAMRMSLKSRRKFGFCDGTVTKPTDATLLGQWEVVHCTIVSWLRATIDPTVLESIPYVEDAAAMWNDLAERFAVVDGTSIHTLKTELSECRQKKGMSVTQYFGKLKSLWDALSLHEPPFACECGKCTCDIANKAIKRLDNERLHQFFMGLDRSLYGNLRNQQFQLVPLPTLNRGYHAALHAERLHQTDVPAEAIDIVAYATPGVSRTPEEWKAIREKEKAERRKLFCSHCEVNGHDINSCFIKSQKFPDWWGTRPRTLAELRRSKKTSSGTGPSGALGSGVGSSSSGTVHANALQTIPSDRLSGTFVSWIIDTGASNHVTGDLSLFTDSMVIPPRDVGLPNGKQILACQMGTVRINGSITLRRVLFVPHLTCHLISVSQLTADNDYILQFTKDRCVIQDRPLRKMIGVGELRDGLFILSSTDSAPTVHTLDTSGSYELWHRRLGHPGGNVVQFLPLPHSLSVNKSLVCDVCHRAKQTRASFNLSENITSDIFSLIHCDHWGPYRVLSTCGAKYFLTIVDDCSRSVWVYLLLAKTEVTSVFMQFLSMVNTQFSKQVKVVRSDNGTEFHHMADYFLQQGIQFQTSCVGTPQQNGRVERKHRHILNVARALLFQG